In the Hordeum vulgare subsp. vulgare chromosome 7H, MorexV3_pseudomolecules_assembly, whole genome shotgun sequence genome, one interval contains:
- the LOC123407507 gene encoding SPX domain-containing membrane protein OsI_21475 — protein sequence MVRFGKKLMADQVPEWRGYYINYKLMKKKVKQYGQQVQQGEKDRRRVLKDFSKMLDDQIETIVLFLLEQQGRLASRIEKLGKQRAILAEQPDISAIAELREAYREVGLDLIKLLKFVDLNATGIRKILKKFDKRFSYRFTDYYVSSRSNHPYSQLQQVFKHVGVGAVVGALSRNLADLQERQGSYLSIYDQPSSALKDPIIDMINSSVDRLTRSTNFLRFLGQHALIAQEESPSTAGEEEIEDQKYHFVSLMLNLVNTFLYMVNTYIIVPTADDYSVSLGAASTVCGVVIGSMAVAQVFSSVYFSAWSNKSYFKPLVFSSIVLFLGNVCYAMAYDTKSLTVLIVGRLLCGFGSARAVNRRYISDCVPARIRMQASAGFVSASALGMACGPALAGLLQWRFKIYMVTFSQSTLPGWLMAVAWLLYLVWLCISFKEPNRSTEADDTPHNRASGQSVDIGQVENGLAQPLLGDSESKQIEDDDDDEEDGSEESVQGSRGPATSIGSAYRLLTPSVKVQLLIYFMLKYAMEILLSESSVITNHYFNWNTSSVAIFLAILGLTVLPINAVVGTYISNMFEDRQLLMASQITLLVGIIFSFKVTSTYSVIQYVVSALITFVSAEVLEGVNLSLLSSVMSSRLSRGTYNGGLLSTEAGTLARVVADCTITAAGYLGIGSLLNVTLLPSLVICAASIACTFLTYNSLF from the exons ATGGTTAGGTTTGGGAAAAAGTTGATGGCCGACCAAGTTCCAGAGTGGAGAGG TTACTATATAAACTACAAACTGATGAAGAAGAAAGTTAAACAATATGGGCAGCAAGTCCAACAGGGAGAGAAAGATCGTCGCCGGGTTCTCAAGGATTTCTCGAAGATGCTTGATGATCAG ATTGAGACGATTGTCTTATTTCTGTTGGAGCAACAAGGAAGGCTAGCGAGCAGGATAGAAAAGCTAGGAAAGCAAAGAGCTATACTAGCAGAACAGCCAGATATATCTGCCATTGCTGAGTTGCGAGAAGCTTATAGAGAAGTTGGTCTGGATCTGATCAAACTTCTCAAATTCGTTGATCTGAATGCAACTGGCAttaggaaaattttgaagaagTTTGATAAGCGCTTCAGTTACAGATTTACTGATTACTACGTGTCAAGTAGATCAAATCACCCTTATTCTCAGCTACAGCAGGTCTTCAAGCATGTG GGTGTAGGAGCTGTTGTAGGAGCCTTGTCACGTAACCTTGCTGACCTTCAGGAGCGTCAAGGAAGTTATTTGTCTATTTATGACCAACCATCCTCTGCTCTTAAG GACCCAATCATTGATATGATAAATTCATCGGTGGATAGACTGACACGATCAACTAATTTTCTACGTTTTTTGGGGCAACATGCCCTAATTGCGCAAGAGGAGTCTCCTAGTACCGCAGGAGAGGAAGAAATAGAAGATCAAAAATACCATTTCGTGTCCCTTATGCTGAATTTGGTGAACACATTCCTTTACATGGTCAACACATACATCATTGTGCCAACTGCAGATGATTACTCAGTGAGCCTTGGGGCTGCTTCTACTGTTTGTGGTGTTGTTATTGGTTCAATGGCCGTTGCACAAGTATTTTCTTCAGTGTACTTCAGTGCATGGTCGAACAAGTCATATTTTAAACCACTTGTTTTCAGCAGTATTGTTCTGTTCTTGGGTAATGTCTGCTATGCAATGGCTTACGATACAAAGTCCCTGACGGTCCTTATTGTTGGCCGCCTACTCTGTGG GTTTGGTTCAGCCAGAGCTGTCAATCGCCGGTACATTAGTGATTGTGTCCCTGCAAGGATACGTATGCAAGCTTCAGCAGGGTTTGTAAGCGCAAGTGCACTTGGCATGGCTTGTGGGCCAGCGCTGGCTGGTTTACTTCAGTGGAGATTTAAAATCTACATGGTTACATTCAGTCAGTCGACTCTACCTGGTTGGTTGATGGCAGTTGCATGGCTACTGTATTTAGTTTGGCTATGCATCTCTTTTAAGGAACCAAATCGTTCTACTGAGGCAGATGATACCCCACATAATCGTGCTTCTG GGCAAAGTGTGGATATTGGGCAAGTTGAAAATGGACTTGCACAACCATTGCTTGGAGATTCTGAAAGCAAACAAatcgaagatgatgatgatgatgaagaagatggcaGTGAAGAATCTGTACAGGGTTCTCGTGGGCCTGCAACTTCGATTGGTTCAGCGTACAGACTGCTCACTCCATCAGTAAAG GTTCAATTGTTGATATATTTCATGCTCAAATACGCGATGGAGATTTTACTTTCTGAATCAAGTGTTATCACCAATCACTATTTCAATTGGAATACAAGTTCAGTGGCAATATTTCTGGCAATTCTTGGGTTGACAGTGCTTCCTATTAATGCTGTTGTTGGAACATATATCAGCAACATGTTTGAGGACAG GCAACTCTTGATGGCTTCTCAAATTACATTGCTAGTAGGCATTATTTTCAGCTTCAAAGTCACGAGTACATACTCCGTCATCCAGTATGTTGTCTCAGCACTCATTACATTTGTGTCTGCTGAAGTTCTTGAAG GCGTCAACCTTTCCCTTCTGTCGAGTGTGATGTCTTCCCGCCTATCCCGGGGCACATACAACGGTGGCCTCCTCTCGACGGAGGCTGGCACCCTGGCGAGGGTGGTGGCCGACTGCACCATCACAGCTGCGGGGTACCTGGGAATTGGGAGCCTCCTCAATGTCACCCTGCTGCCCTCCCTGGTGATCTGTGCCGCATCAATTGCATGCACCTTCTTGACCTACAACTCCCTCTTCTAA